In Pseudonocardia sp. DSM 110487, the sequence CGCGCAGCGTGCGGTGCAGCACCGACTGCGCGTGCTTCGCACCCGTGTACCCCGCGCCGTTGTCGTAGATCTCGACGGCCGCGATCGAGGTGACCGTGATGATGTGCCCGTCCTCGGAGGCCAGGAGCGCCGGAAGCAGGGCCTTCGTGACGCGCAACGTGCCCATCACGTTCGCCTCGAACATCCAGCGCCACGCGTCCTCGTCGGCCTCGGCCACCGGTTCGAGGCCCTTCGCGCCACCGGCGTTGTTGACCAGCAGCCTGCAGTCCGGGACTGCGGCGGCGAACGCGGCCACCGACTCGCCGTCGGTGACGTCCAGCCGGATCGCGGTGCCGTCGATCTCGGCGGCGATCTCGGCGCATCGATCGACCCGCCGTGCGCCCAGAACGACGTGGAAGCCTGCCTTGGCCAGGGCGCGGGCGGTGGCGGCGCCGATGCCGGAGCTTGCACCGGTGACTACGGCGGTGGGTCGATCGGTCATACCCGAAACCCTAAGCTGCGCCCGACGGCCCCGACATGCGTGCACCCACAGCCCGACTCGCGTGCACCCACAGCGCGACTCGCGGATGACGGATGCCCCAAAACCCGCGAGTCGCGGTCTGGTTGTACGCGAGTTGCGGTGTGGGTGCGGGCGAGTCGGGGTGCTACTCGAGGCCTTGCTGCGCCGTGCGGGAGCCGCGGCGGGCCGCGGCCCGCTGCCAGGCGAAGATGCCGTAACCGACGGCGCCGAGGAACGCGCCCGCGAGGCAGGCGGTGAACCAGATGTCGAGCGGGCGCAGGCCGGCGAGCGCGGCGACCAGGAGCAGGGCGGCGGCCACCAGCCACAGCGCGCTGCCCACCACCGCGACGAGCGCCGGCCGGGAGAGCCGGGGCGACAGCGGCGGGGGCGAGATCACGCGGCTCAGGGTACGGGGAGTGCGCGCGTAACACGGCGCCCTTACCCTGCGCGCGTGATCGAACGCCTCTTCCGCGTCAGCGAGCGCGGCTCCACGGTCGGCCGCGAGCTCCGCGGTGGTCTCGTGACGTTCGTGACGATGGCCTACATCGTCGTGCTGAACCCGCTCATCATCGGCAGCTTCACGGCCGCGGGGCCGGGCGCCAAACCGGACGCGCTCGGCAACGTGCTGTCGGTGCCGCAGGTCGCTGCCGTCACGGCGCTCGTGGCCGGCGTGATGACGCTGCTCTTCGGGTTGATCGTGAACTACCCGTTCGCGATCGCCACCGGCCTCGGGCTCAACGCGTTCGTCGCGTTCACGCTCGCGCCGCAGATGAGCTGGCCGGAGGCGATGGGCCTGGTCGTCGTCGAGGGCCTCGTGGTCCTCGTGCTCGCGGCCACGGGCTTCCGGACGGCGGTCTTCAACATCGTGCCACCGTCGCTGAAGGCCGCGATCGCCGTGGGGATCGGGCTGTTCATCGCCTTCATCGGGCTGGTGGACGCCGGTTTCGTCCGGCGCGTCCCGGACGCGGCGGGCACCACCGTGCCGGTCGGTCTCGGCATCGACAACTCGATCGCGTCGTGGCCGACCTTCGTGTTCGTCGTCGGGTTGCTCGTCACCGGGACGCTCGTGGCGCGCGGTGTGCGCGGCGGGATCCTGATCGGGGTCGCCGTCACGACGGTCGTCGCGATCATCGTGGAGGCGATCACCCAGGTGGGGCCGTCCGCCGGAACGAACCCACAGGGCTGGGGGCTGTCGGTGCCCGCGCTGCCGGACAGCGTCGTCGGGCTACCGGACCTCTCGCTCGTCGGTGCGTTCTCGTTCGGTGCGTTCAGCCACGTCGACCTGCTCACCGTGGTGCTGCTGGTGTTCACGCTCGTGCTCGCCGACTTCTTCGACACGATGGGCACGATCACCGGCCTCGGTCGCCAGGCGGGCTTCGTCGGCGCGGACGGGCAGCTGCCGCGGGTGGGACGCGCGTTGGTCGTCGACGCGGCGGGCGCGGTGGCAGGCGGGGCGGCGTCGTCCTCGTCCAACACCGTGTTCGTCGAGTCGGCGTCGGGGATAGCGGAGGGGGCGCGCACCGGCCTCGCCAGCGTGCTCACCGGGGTGCTGTTCCTGCTGGCGATGTTCTTCACCCCGCTCTACGAGGTCGTGCCGATCGAGGCGGCGGCGCCCGCGCTGGTGGTGGTCGGTGCACTGCTCGTGCGGCAGATCACCGACATCGATCTCACCGACTTCCGGGTGGCGCTCCCGGCGTTCCTGACGATCGCGGTCATGCCCTTCACGTACTCGATCGCCAACGGGATCGGCGCGGGCTTCGTCTCCTACGTCGTGCTGACGGCGGCGACCGGGCGGGCGCGGGACGTGCACTGGCTGATGTGGGTGGTTGCCGTCGCGTTCGTCGGGTACTTCGCGGTGGGTCCGCTGCAGGCGTTCTTCGGCGCTTCATGATCGGGGGTTGCGGCCGAAGGAGAGGATAGGCTAACCTCAACTCGTCGCTTCGTGGTGGGAGCGGCGCGTCAGTTCGGGAAACCTGTGGGGGCCCCGGCCAATCGGCCGGGGCCCCCACGGGCGTTCGGGGCCGGTTCGAGCGGCGGGCGCCTGCCGAGGAACGCCAGCAACCTCTCGTCTGCGGCCGGAGCGCCGCGCGCCGGCACTTCCGGCCCGAACTGCGGGGACCGCGGCCACGGCACCACCCACCTCGCCACCGGGAGCAGGTGAGCCGCCAGATCCAGCGGGATGCTGTCGGGCAGCCCACACGCCTGTGCCACGTCCCATCCGTGCACCGCCAGCTCCACCGCTCCCGCGTTGGCCACCACGAGACCGGGCACGGGCTCGCGGCCGACCGCCACCGGGCGGTCCGCACGCTGCTCGTCCCACCCGGACAGGAGCAGGCCGGACTGCACGTCGAAAGTCTCGAGCACGTCCGTGCCCACCCCGCCCGGCGCCGGTCCCGGGAACACGCACGCGTGCTCGACCGCCTCGCGCAGCGCGGCCACCGACTCGTTGAGGTGCCGCATCAGGTCCAGCAGGTCCCACCCGGCGCAGGGGGTGGGCCGCGCCAGGTCCGCGGGCCGCACCTGGACGACCACGGTGCGCGCGTACCGGATGGCCCGCTCGAGCAAGCCGCGCCGCCGCGTGAGGACGGCGGACGTGTCCCCCGTCATGCCGACGCCCCGTCCGGTCCGCCCGGGTGCACCTTCGGCAGGCCGAAGGCGCTGAACAGGCTGCGGTCCTCGATCACGTCGATGCGGGTGAGACCCGAGCGCGACGTGGCCAGCACGTCGATGCCGTGCGCGCGGTAGCGCCCCTCGGTGTCGCGGCGGTAAATGCCGAAGCCAGGGCGGCCGGCCACCGTGACCGCGACCATCCGGGCCTCGCCGAGGGCGGGGCATGTGCGGAACAGCTGCAGGATCGCGTCCTTCCCCGTCACGGTGCTGCCCGTCCCGGGCAGCGTGCACGCCGCGTCGTCGGTCAGCAGGTTCACCAGCGTGCCGACGTCGCCCGTCTCGAACGCCGCCGCGTACTCGTCCAGCAGCCGCTGCCGGCCGCCGTCGTCCGGAGCCTGCTCCGCGGGGTCCGCGGCGGCCTGCGCGAGCTGCTCCCGCGCCCGGCGCACCATGCTGTGCACGGCAGCGCCGGAGGTGCCCAGCAGGCCTGCGATCTCGGTGGCCTGCCAACCCAGCACGTCGCGCAGCACGAGCACCGCGCGCTGCCGGGGAGACAGGTGCCGCCAGACCACCCCGAGTGCCCCTGCCCGGTGCTCCCGTGACGTCAGCACGGCGGCCGGGTCGGAGAGATCGGGGTCGAGACCGCGGCGTTCGGCCGCGGCGGCCCCCGTCGCCTCCGGCCACTGCGCCGGGCCGTCGTCGTCGCCCTCCGACTCCGGGAACCCGGACGGCACCGGCAGCCGGCGCCGCCCGTCCAGGGCGGTGAGGCAGACGTTCGTCGCGATCCGGTGCAGCCAGGTGCGCAGCGACGAGCGGCCCTCGAAGTCGCCGTAGGAGCGCCATGCACGCAGGTAGGTCTCCTGCACCTGGTCCTCGGCGTCCTGCACGGAGCCGAGCATCCGATAGC encodes:
- a CDS encoding SDR family NAD(P)-dependent oxidoreductase; this encodes MTDRPTAVVTGASSGIGAATARALAKAGFHVVLGARRVDRCAEIAAEIDGTAIRLDVTDGESVAAFAAAVPDCRLLVNNAGGAKGLEPVAEADEDAWRWMFEANVMGTLRVTKALLPALLASEDGHIITVTSIAAVEIYDNGAGYTGAKHAQSVLHRTLRGELLGQPVRLTEVLPGLVETEFSLVRFEGDEERAAGVYRGLTPLTPDDVADVIAFAATRPSNVNLDQIVLKPRAQASASRAHRDI
- a CDS encoding DUF2530 domain-containing protein; the encoded protein is MISPPPLSPRLSRPALVAVVGSALWLVAAALLLVAALAGLRPLDIWFTACLAGAFLGAVGYGIFAWQRAAARRGSRTAQQGLE
- a CDS encoding TIGR03086 family metal-binding protein, whose translation is MTGDTSAVLTRRRGLLERAIRYARTVVVQVRPADLARPTPCAGWDLLDLMRHLNESVAALREAVEHACVFPGPAPGGVGTDVLETFDVQSGLLLSGWDEQRADRPVAVGREPVPGLVVANAGAVELAVHGWDVAQACGLPDSIPLDLAAHLLPVARWVVPWPRSPQFGPEVPARGAPAADERLLAFLGRRPPLEPAPNARGGPGRLAGAPTGFPN
- a CDS encoding RNA polymerase subunit sigma-70, giving the protein MHEGTRTGESADGSATVVLVGAEDFARLADPFRAELLAHCYRMLGSVQDAEDQVQETYLRAWRSYGDFEGRSSLRTWLHRIATNVCLTALDGRRRLPVPSGFPESEGDDDGPAQWPEATGAAAAERRGLDPDLSDPAAVLTSREHRAGALGVVWRHLSPRQRAVLVLRDVLGWQATEIAGLLGTSGAAVHSMVRRAREQLAQAAADPAEQAPDDGGRQRLLDEYAAAFETGDVGTLVNLLTDDAACTLPGTGSTVTGKDAILQLFRTCPALGEARMVAVTVAGRPGFGIYRRDTEGRYRAHGIDVLATSRSGLTRIDVIEDRSLFSAFGLPKVHPGGPDGASA
- a CDS encoding NCS2 family permease, translated to MIERLFRVSERGSTVGRELRGGLVTFVTMAYIVVLNPLIIGSFTAAGPGAKPDALGNVLSVPQVAAVTALVAGVMTLLFGLIVNYPFAIATGLGLNAFVAFTLAPQMSWPEAMGLVVVEGLVVLVLAATGFRTAVFNIVPPSLKAAIAVGIGLFIAFIGLVDAGFVRRVPDAAGTTVPVGLGIDNSIASWPTFVFVVGLLVTGTLVARGVRGGILIGVAVTTVVAIIVEAITQVGPSAGTNPQGWGLSVPALPDSVVGLPDLSLVGAFSFGAFSHVDLLTVVLLVFTLVLADFFDTMGTITGLGRQAGFVGADGQLPRVGRALVVDAAGAVAGGAASSSSNTVFVESASGIAEGARTGLASVLTGVLFLLAMFFTPLYEVVPIEAAAPALVVVGALLVRQITDIDLTDFRVALPAFLTIAVMPFTYSIANGIGAGFVSYVVLTAATGRARDVHWLMWVVAVAFVGYFAVGPLQAFFGAS